A region from the Candidatus Bathyarchaeia archaeon genome encodes:
- a CDS encoding Sjogren's syndrome/scleroderma autoantigen 1 family protein translates to MRHEEMSQNTKEADAKAVEEQYIKRMADLLRQGQTLTELACPICASPLFRLKSGELWCARCEKKVIIVKEEAELTKVTSALSLETLEATLLAKIQEIQEKMLHETNVEELQKLGSALSGLLENLEKVRKAKRI, encoded by the coding sequence TTGAGGCATGAGGAGATGTCACAAAACACAAAGGAAGCAGACGCGAAAGCTGTTGAAGAGCAGTACATTAAACGTATGGCTGACCTACTCCGTCAAGGTCAAACCCTTACGGAGCTCGCTTGTCCGATTTGTGCTTCTCCGCTTTTCAGGCTTAAGAGTGGGGAGTTATGGTGCGCAAGATGCGAGAAAAAAGTGATTATTGTTAAAGAAGAGGCGGAACTGACAAAAGTGACGAGCGCCTTAAGCCTTGAAACCCTTGAGGCCACATTATTGGCGAAAATACAAGAAATTCAAGAGAAGATGCTGCATGAAACAAATGTTGAGGAGCTTCAGAAACTCGGCTCGGCGCTTTCTGGGCTTCTGGAAAATTTGGAAAAAGTAAGAAAAGCCAAAAGAATCTAG
- a CDS encoding UPF0147 family protein: MVRKKKLEEYEERIKQAMAVLAEVSEDTTTPRNIRRAAKDSMNALQTTEFTPAVRASNAISILDEILQDPNMPPYTRVKLWNVMSILEAIKD, from the coding sequence ATGGTTAGGAAGAAGAAGCTGGAGGAGTATGAGGAGCGAATAAAGCAGGCTATGGCTGTGCTTGCGGAGGTTTCAGAAGACACCACAACTCCCCGCAACATTAGAAGGGCGGCTAAGGACTCGATGAACGCCCTGCAAACAACAGAGTTCACACCAGCTGTTAGGGCTTCAAACGCCATATCCATATTAGACGAGATTTTACAAGATCCAAACATGCCGCCCTACACGCGTGTGAAGCTTTGGAATGTAATGAGTATACTTGAAGCCATAAAAGATTAG
- a CDS encoding cupin domain-containing protein has translation MKVFHYSEVKAEEAQEEGASKLKVRWLITRDIGAPNFAMRLFEMEPGGHSPLHTHPWEHEVFILEGEGVVIGADGERKFKPGDVVFIPPNERHQFRNSGNKTVKFLCLVPHHNKSK, from the coding sequence ATGAAGGTTTTCCATTATAGCGAGGTTAAAGCCGAAGAAGCCCAAGAAGAGGGGGCTTCAAAGTTGAAAGTTAGATGGCTTATCACAAGGGACATTGGCGCTCCAAATTTTGCCATGCGGCTTTTTGAAATGGAGCCAGGAGGACACAGCCCATTACACACTCACCCATGGGAACACGAAGTCTTTATTCTAGAGGGCGAGGGCGTCGTCATCGGCGCTGATGGGGAGAGAAAGTTTAAGCCCGGCGATGTAGTTTTTATTCCGCCCAATGAGAGGCACCAGTTTAGAAACAGCGGAAATAAAACCGTAAAGTTTCTTTGCCTCGTTCCTCATCACAATAAATCCAAATAG